From a region of the Mercurialis annua linkage group LG1-X, ddMerAnnu1.2, whole genome shotgun sequence genome:
- the LOC126668364 gene encoding uncharacterized protein LOC126668364, translating to MYKLLIYVASLSVYIPTEEKLNESAVLAVKPVSPKIADKNDDTVPVAKSRPKLVFKRKAVQVDIPAEFALIERIRNLDSAEKVKSMGMTFTNHCPLLMESVHDMCNQFWLSEFNDWIETNTYRRKHPTNEIYYPREKILRPGFRLGGEEITIKDFFHILNTPGGYLESSHIDCLFTYLRKKCIFLNNSYSVCGNWFDQYVQNGYRLYLENQNVTDLPQFDAIYNFIVGEDGLYKRAWGDLKFILFSVHLKIDGEFKDHFLLAKLSFDERCFYVYNSSRNLLYDEPVREAMTAYSTLLPLILNYVGFYDRTDINFNSVYYVGKKTTDPFAVTFMDDHPVQENSDCGVYATAFAEYLIEGKRIPKALRIKQIRNRYAVNLFMYGRWKNKSGYVSD from the exons atgtataaattattgatttatgttGCTTCGTTGTCTGTTTATATTCCAACTGAG GAAAAGTTGAATGAATCGGCTGTTTTAGCTGTAAAGCCTGTTTCACCTAAAATCGCAGATAAAAATGACGACACAGTTCCTGTTGCAAAAAGTAGACCaaaa CTTGTTTTTAAAAGGAAAGCAGTTCAGGTTGATATACCGGCTGAATTTGCATTGATTGAGCGAATAAGAAATTTAGACTCGGCAGAGAAAGTTAAATCAATGGGGATGACTTTTACAAATCATTGTCCTTTGTTGATGGAAAGTGTTCATGATATGTGCAACCAATTTTGGCTTTCTGAGTTTAATGACTGGATTGAAACTAACACGTATAGGAGAAAACATCCAAC CAATGAAATTTACTATCCAAGAGAAAAGATATTACGCCCAGGATTTAGGCTTGGTGGAGAGGAAATTACTATAAAAGATTTCTTCCATATTTTGAATACACCTGGTGGTTATTTGGAATCGAGT caTATTGATTGTCTGTTTACGTACCTGCGAAAGAAGTGTATTTTTCTGAACAACAGCTATAGTGTTTGTGGAAATTGGTTTGATCAGTATGTGCAGAATGGATATCGACTCTACCTCGAGAATCAAAATGTCACTGATCTGCCTCAGTTTGAtgcaatatataattttatagttgGAGAGGATGGACTTTATAAGAGGGCATGGGGCGATCTGAAGTTCATACTTTTTTCAGTTCATCTTAAAATTGATGGCGAATTTAAAGATCATTTTCTTCTTGCCAAGCTGAGTTTTGATGAAAGATGCTTCTATGTGTATAATTCTTCTAGGAATCTGCTATATGATGAGCCTGTACGCGAAGCTATGACTGCATATTCAACGTTACTGCCATTAATTTTGAACTATGTTGGATTTTACGATCGTACTGATATCAACTTCAACTCAGTTTATTATGTTGGCAAGAAAACAACTGATCCATTTGCTGTAACTTTTATGGATGACCATCCTGTTCAAGAAAATTC AGATTGTGGTGTGTATGCTACTGCTTTTGCCGAATATTTGATTGAAGGGAAGCGTATTCCGAAGGCTCTTCGTATTAAACAAATACGTAACAGATATGCAGTTAATCTGTTCATGTATGGTAGGTGGAAGAACAAGAGTGGTTATGTATCTGATTga